The genomic interval AATCTTCATACTATCCTCCTGCAATAACATCAAAAGTATTATACATTAAGTTAAAGATATATACCAGACACAGAGATTTGATTTTGTTAAGGGATTTTTTAAGTTTTTCAGGGGAAATAAAAATGGTAGCGGGGGTGGGATTTGAACCCACGACCTTCGGGTTATGAGCCCGACGAGCTACCTGGCTGCTCCACCCCGCGACAGGCAATTAATAATTATAATGATATAACCTTAAATGTCAACAATTAATTTAAACATACCATTAATAAAACTTTGATTTCATTTATATAAATAAGATTTAAAAATACTCATTTTCACTCCTATAATAGTTGTATAATTTGATTAAGATAAGAAAGAAAAAGGGGGAAATATGGTTTTTACCAGAAAGATAGGGAAGATTTTAAGGGGAAATGCAACACCTGTGCAGATATTCTTTGCCTGTTTTTTAGGTTCAATTTTAGGATTTCTTCCAGGCTTTAGCAGGGCACCAGGGTTGACTGTTTTTGCAATTACCCTTTTAATTATCCTTAACGCAAATTTAGGCCTTGCATTAACAACATTTGCACTTACAAAAATTCTGTCATATATTCTCACCCCTCTCACCTTTGAAATTGGACATATTCTTATGGACGGTTTCGCAAAAAAACTGTTCATATACCTTATAAATGCCCCAGTTTTTGCCCTCTGCGGATTTGAATACTATGTAACAAGCGGAGGGTTTGTTTTAGGTATTCTAATCGGAATTATATGGGGTATTTTTGTGGTTTACTCTGTACAAAAATATAGAAAAACAATGGTAAAGACAAAAGAAAAAGATTCAAAAGTTTTAGCCTTTACAGAATCGAAGTTTGGGAAAACCCTTATTTATATTCTTTTCGGAAAGGGGAAGGTTGAAGATTACGAAGAAATTTTGAAAAAAAAATCCTTTCCTTTTAGAATTTCAGGCATTGTATTTGTTGTTATAGCTTTTCTAATCCTTTTCTTTACCCAGCAGTTTTTTGCAGGAAATTTTATAAAAAAGTATATGAAAATGGGGCTTGAAGAGGCAAACGGTGCAACAGTTGATATAGGAAAAGCCTATATTAACTTAAAAGAGGGCAAATTCATTGTACAAAACCTTGCAATATGCGACCCTGAACACCTTGATAAAAACCTTTTTGCAGCAAAAGAGATTATGGCAGATGTTAGCAGCAAAAGCCTTTTAGCAAAAAGGTTGAGGCTTGATAATGTCAAAATCATTGGTGCAGAAATTGAAAGTAAAAGAAAGAAAAAAGGGAAACTTTTAAAACCTCTGAAAGTTGAAGAAAGTGAGAAAAAGGGAGAAGCAAAATCACTTGACTATTACATTTCAAACGCTAAAGAAATAAAGAAAAAATTGAAAAAAGCAAAAAGGTGGTATAAAAAGCTATCAGAATCAAGTGAAATGATTAAAAAGTACACCGGGCAAAAGGGAGAAAGCCTTTCGGATAGGCTAAAAAGAGAGGCTGAAAGCCTGGGTTACAGAAATGTAATTGCAAAGCACTTAATTAGAAAATCTCCTCAATTTGCAATAAGCAATCTTGAAGCAGATAATATAAAAACCCTTGACTTATTAAAAGAAGAAACTTTAAAACTTAAAATGAAAGAGATTTCAACAAATCCTAACCTTTCACCCATCGCCCCGGAAATTCATATTAAATCTTCAAAAAACACATTTGATTTTAACGGAATTTTTACAGGGTTATCCTCTCAAAAAGGGGAAAATAACTTTAATTTTTCAGTAAACAAAATAGATACAGACAAACTCCTTCAATCTATTAAATTAAAAAACCAGAATACCCTCAAAGGCGGTACAATCACAATTTCAGGAAAGGGGAAAATTTTTGAAAAACAGGATGTTATGATTGATGCTGTTTTGAATATTACAATTGAAAACTCTTTAATGAAAATTTCAAAATTAGGGGAAGAAAAGGTTGAAAAATTAGAATTCCCCCTTTATCTTACTGGAAAACTTGACAACCCAAAGGTTAAAGTTGACACTAAAACCCTGCTTAAACAAATAAAATCAGTCTGGAAAGACAAAGCAAAAGAAAAACTAAACAAAAAGAAGAAAAAATTAGAGAAAAAATACAAAAACAAATTAAAAGAAAAACTGAAAAAGAAAAAGGGGATTTTAGGGAATATTTTATAGGTAACTTTTTATCTACTTCACAACAAAATAAAAAAATAAAAATTAAAAAGAGCAAAAGTTTTATTAAGCTTTCAAAAAATTTAAAATTTAAATATTAATTATTATAAAAAATAAAAAATTCTTTGACTTTAAAAATTCAATGTGATATTAAAAAATTATATTTTCTTAATGGAGGGCGCGTAATGAAAAAATTTGTGTATTTTGTATTCACCTTTGTATTTATTTTTTCCACACTTGGTTTTTCTAAGGGTCACTATTTTAATTACAAAGCAAATGGTAAAAATGTTAAAGCCATGCTTCCATTGGAAGTTGAATTCTCTCAAAAAAGAATTCTAAAAACTGGCAAAAAAACCCACATAAGGTTTAGCCAAACTTATCATGGGATTGAGGTTTTTGGCGGTGAACTTATAAAGCATTACAATGGGAAAAATCTTGAATCAGTTAACGGAATAATTTTTGAAAACATTAATGTAGGAACTGTTCCTGTTTTATCCAACTACGATGCAACAAAAATTGTTGTTCAGGACTTAAATAACCCTGAATATAAAATAAGGAACACCAAACTTGTTATATTCCCTAAAAACGATGTTTACTACCTTGCATATAAAGTAGATAGTTTTAAATTTGATTCAAATATGATTTACTTTGTTGATGCCGAAACTGGAACAATTTTATTTAAATATGAAAATGTTAAAGAAGGCAAACCTTCATGGGTAGGAGGAGGCAGCTCAACCACATTAACAGATGTAACTGGAACAGGAATTGGAGTTAATGGGGAAACTTATTCAGACCTTCATGTTGTTTTTGACGGGTCAAGCTATCAGATGATAAATAGGACAAGAGGAGCTGAAATTAAAACTTACAAAGCGGTGGGAAGAAGCCTCCCTGGAAATATTGTAACTGATGATGACAATTACTGGACAGACAGTGCAGCTGTATGTGCTCACAAATATCTTGAAGATGTTTATGATTTCTATTACACACTTTACGGCAGAAAGAGTTATGACGATATGGACTCAGCTATGATAGCTACTGTTCATTATGGAACAAATTATGTTAATGCATACTGGAATGGGCAACAGATGGTTTTTGGAGACGGAGATGGCGTTCAGGCTACTTATCTTTCAGGTGCACTTGATGTTGTTGCTCACGAATTAAGCCATGCGGTAACAGATTACACATCAGATTTAATTTACTCAAACGAATCTGGTGCATTAAATGAGGCATTTTCAGACATTATGGGAACATGCGTTGAATTCTATTTTCAGCCTGAAGGATTTGGGCTTCTTAAAGCAGATTACTGGATGGGTGAGGATATCTGGTATCCTAACGAACCTTTTGGTGATGCTTTAAGGTATCTTGATGACCCAACAAAAGCTGGTGACCCTTGCCATTATGACCAAAGATACACAGGAACTCAGGATAATGGTGGGGTTCATATTAATTCTACAATTGTTTCACACTGGTTCTACCTTATTGCACACGGCGGAACAAACCCCTACTCTGGTATTAAAGTAGATGGGATGGGGCTTGATAAAGCAAGAGACCTTGTTTTCAACGCTTTTACTAATTATATGCCAGCAGACGCAGATTTCTCTGTAGCAAGACAGGTTACATTGCAGACTGCAGCAGAGATGTATGGTGAAAACAGCACTGAATATAATATTGTTCAGACTGGATGGGATGCTGTTGGAGTTTATTAAAAATAATTAACAAGTCAAAGACAGAAGCGGGGAATAATTCCCCGCTTTTTTTGTTATAATACAAATACAAAACACAAAGGAGTTTAAAAATGAAAGTCTTTATGACTGTATTATTAATTTCAGGCTTATTCAGTTTTAATATTTATGCTAAAAGTGCAAAAAAAGGGGACCCAATCCCTAATTTCAAGGTTCAGGCTGATAACGGTGAGTTTATTGAACTTTCAAAATTTAAAGGAAAATGGGTTATTCTTTACTTTTATCCTAAAGACGACACATCAGGCTGCACAAAAGAGGCAATAACCTTTTCAGAACTAAAAAAAGAATTTGAAAAGGTAAATGCTATTGTTTTCGGCATAAATAAAGACAATCTTGAAAGCCATAGAAAATTTAAAAAGAAACACAACATTACTATTCCTCTTTTATACGATAAGACAGGGGAAGTATCAAAATTTTTTGGAGTAAAGTCATTGTTCGGTATGTGCAGAAGAGATACAATCTTGATTAACCCTGAAGGCAAAATTGAAAAAATTTATAGAAGTGTAAACCCTGAGGGAAACCCAAAGGAAATCCTTGAGTATATAAAGAAAAAATCAAAGGGGGAATAGAATGGAAAACAAAGAACAAGCATATAGAACAAGCTTAATGATATGGTATTCATTCTTTGTTTCAATATTCCTTTATGGAATCCCGGTAGGTATTAGTATGGGAGGATTTTCAACAAAAATTGAAGATTACAAAATGTTTTTTAAAATGTTTTACTATAATGCCCCTCACTTTGTAAAAATTTTATTTTTCGTTGGACTAATTGAATTTATTTTCTTTTTCACAATTCAAAAGGGAAAAATCACACTTCTAAAATCACTTAATCCCCTTGGTAAATATTTAATTTTATGGGCATTTGCTGAATTTCCTGCTCTTTTAGGCTTGATTTCAGCGTTTAGAACAGGGGAATCAATTTATTTTATCCCTATGTTTGTTTTGTCTCTCATTGCTTTACTTTTTAGTTTTCCAAAAAAGGGGGAGTTTAAAGAAAAAAAAGATTTGCCCTATTCTTTTGAATAGATTTCAAAAAGTTAGAAAAAATAAATTAACAAAGGATTTAAGCAATAGTATTATATTTTTGGTATAAAAATGATATGGGAGATTAAATGAGTGGATACAATAAAGAAAAAAGAGAGAAATTTTACCAGTACTGTAAAGGGATTTTAGAAGGGCAAAACGGCAAAGAATTGTTTGAAAAGAATAAAAGTCTTCTTGAAACAATTACCCCAAGGGATGTGATTGAGGTTTTTCATTTTCTTGTTGAAGACAAATACCCTATTGAGAAAATTAAAAAGGCTGTAAATAAAATCTTGCACACTGTTTACATTCCTTTAAGAGATTACAAAAGCCTTCCATTTTCTGAAAACGGGCTAATAGATTTACTTGTTAAAGACAACCTTGAGATGGAGAAAAGGCTTAACAAAATCAAACCTTTAATAAAAAGTTTAAACAAGGAGCATAACGAAGAAACAATAAAAAAACTACATAAAATGTTTTCCGAAATTTCAGAATTCTCCCTTCACTATGTTGTTAAGGAGAATACTATTTTCCCTTTTTTAGAGAAAAAAAGCGAATTCTTTGGCTGCACTCAAATAATGTGGTCGTTTGACGATGACATTAAGAAAAACATAAAAAACATTTTGACCCTGCTTGAAGGAGAGTTTAACTTAAAAGACTTTAACATTCTATCAGGAAGGCTTTTCTTTGATATGTTTGCAATCTCTTTCAGGGAGAACAAGATACTTTTCCCATACTTACTTGAAATTGCGGAAGAGAAAGAGATAAACCTTATGCTTGATGAAGTGTATGAAATGGGATTACCTTTTGTAAAGGTTGAAAAAAAAGATTTAAAAAATAAAGAAAACACTGTAACTAATGATTTATTTGTAGATTTAGGTACAGGAAAACTCAAACCTGAACAAATAACTCTCATATTCAATCATCTGCCCGTTGATATAACCTATGTTGATGAAAACAATGAGGTTAAATTCTTTTCAACCCCGAAAGAGAGGATTTTCCCGAGAACAAAATCAGTTTTAGGGAGAAAGGTTCAAAACTGCCATCCACCAGAGAGTATAGACACTGTTAACAAAATTGTTGAAAGCTTTAAAAATGGGGAAAAAGATAGGGCAGATTTCTGGATAAACTTTAAAGGTAAGTTTATCCTTATTCAATACTTTGCTGTTAGAAACGAAAAGGGGGAGTATAAGGGAGTGCTTGAGGTAACTCAGGACATAACAAACACAAAATCCCTTGAAGGTGAAAAAAGGCTTTTAGACTGGGAAAACTAAAATTAATTTTTTCTTAAAAATATTATGTTTCCCTGTAAATTTTAGTCAATCTTTCTGCCAACCCACTCCGAATCAGGTTCTTCGTCTCCAAAACCCCACTTTCCGTGAAAACTTGCCCCTGTTTCAGACAGGTGAAAAATAAATTTCCCTGCGTGTTTTGGCGGTTTAAAGTCTGGAACTTCCGCCCATCTGCCTGTTATTGTGTATCCATCTTCAGAGAGAGTGCCTTCAATTTTACCCTTCCCGTTCTTGTAATAACCTAAAACTTTATTGCCCTTTATCTTTATAATCATATTTCCAAAATTTGTTTTCCACATACCTTCAAAGGTTGGCTTTAATTTTGCTTTCATTTCATTTTCAAATTTAGCAAATTCGTCATTTTTATCTTTACTCTTTTCAACTTTCTTTGCAGGTTGAACCTTCTTTTTAACTACAACTTTGTTAGGTTTGTTTTCAGTTTTAACTGCCTCTTTTTTCTCACTGTTAGAGGAAACAAATTTTATAGATTTTATAGCGGATAGTTGTTGCTTAATCACAATTTTCTCGCTTGACCCGTCTTTGTATTTAATAACAATTACATCCCCTGCAAATATGGTGAATGAAAATATTACCATAAATAATAAAGCATACTTTTTCATATTTCCCCCTTTTGGTAATGCTAAGCAATTATATTTTAAAAGATGCAAAAAATCAAAAGAATAGATCTTACTTTTTAAGATTTTTACCAGGTAGCGTTTTTAACTGCATTTCAGTTTTTACCGAAACTTTCTTATCTATATAAACCTTTTGCATAAAAACATTTTGCATAAAAAACAGTGAAAAAAAATGTTATAAATCCTGCAAATACAGGGGCAATAACCCAGCCTGCCATAATCTTTCCCAATGTTCTGTACTGAATATTCCTGCCTTTGCTTTTAACCAATCCTATGCCAGTAATAGCCCCCACAACAGCCTGTGTGGAAGACACAGGAACAAGTGGAATTGGGGGAAGGTGGTGAGAAATCAAAAATTTTTCAAGCCCTTTGGATGCAAATAAAAACAATACAAGAGATTCTGCAAGCACTACAATAAGCGAAGTTTCTGGAGAAAGTCTGAAAATACCACCACCTATTGTTGAAATCACTTTGTGGGAGTATGTAAAAATACCTATTGCAATGGCAACCCCCCCCCATAAAAAATAAAAGTTGGGTTGAAGAGATTGCCATTCCTAAAAATTTAACATTGGGAAAAGGGTTAACAGGAACAAATACCCCAACAACATTTGCTATATTGTTTGCACCAAGGGAATAAGAACCGAAAATGCCTATCAAAATAAGCCCTAACCTTGTAAAAAAATCAAGGGTTAAAAGATGGATTGCAAACCTTTTTAAAACAAATCTAAAAATATAGTATAAAATTGCAGCAAAAATTCCTGCAAGAATAGGGCAAATTATCCAGGTTGAAACTATTTTTGTTAATGAATTATAATCTGTTGGCATTCCTGAAAACAAATTCCAGCCTACAATAGCGCCAACAATTGTTTGAGATGTTGAAACCGGAAGTTTGTTCCTTACCATCAAATAAACCGCTAAAGCAGCACCAAACGCAACTGTAAAAGAACCTGCAATAGCGTTAACAGCACCTAATTTCCCTAAAGTCTGGCTTGCTCCTGCCCCACTTATAACTGCACCTAATATAACAAAAATACTTGCAAGAATAGCCGCGGTTTTAAACCTCACCATTCTTGAGTAAACAGCAGTTCCCCAGATGTTTCCTGTATCATTTGCTCCTAAAGACCAGCCTAAAAACAACCCACTTGACAGAAAAATTATAGACATTTCACATTTCCCTCTTAATGGCATAGATAGCAAGTCGATCCGCAACCTCTTCAGCCCTATCTGACATTGTCTCAATACTTAAAGCAAAATACCTTAAATGAATCTTATGACTCTGTTTTAAATCTGATTTAAAAATCTTTCTCTTCAATTCCCTACTCACCCTATCTGCTTCTTTCTCATATAGAAAAACTTTATTCAGATAAAATTTTACCTCAAAAACTGATTTAAAGAAAGCGGATGCAGCATCAACACATGAGAATGCCGCATCCTTAGATTTTTCTGCAAGCTTCACAAAATCGGAATGCCATTTTGCAGGTATATCAGGGATCTCTGTTTCAAACTTTTCCATAGTACTTTCCGCCGCGTCAATTATATCATCAAGTGTTTCAAGAAGGCCTAAAACATCTCCCCTGTTTTCAGGGATGAGAGATTTTTGATACAATTCCTGCTCAATGCTTCTCCTTAATTTATCAACATCACTTTCAAGGTTTTTAACTTTTTCAAGAGAAAGCAAAAAGTTTTCATTGTCCTTATTCATATATGCTTCAATACCGGTACAAAAAATAGATGCACTTTCTTTAATCTTTTCAAGAAGTATATCTATCTCTTTTTGAAGCTTGTCTGCCCCTCCCAAAAACCACATATTATTTGTAAAACTCCTCGTTTGCAAGAGGTTTGTCTATCATACCAATAACCCTTTTAATTGCCTGAAGATAGTTTATGTTTTCAAACCTGTCTAACCCAATATCTTTCAGAGTTTTCTTTATATCATCAATTTCAGTTGATTCAGAGTTTAAAGTGGTTACTTTAGCACCGTTTATTAAAACATTTGCAACCTCACAGATGGTATCATTTACCATATATCCAAATCTTTGCTTTTTAACCCTTACAGCCTGTAAATCAGGGTGATTCTTAATCATTTCAAGAAACTCTTCAAGTGTATATTCATCCTTTGTCAATTCAGGCATCCCCTCAACCATAAATGCAGGGAAGACTTCTTTTTCAAGAACCTCTCTTTTTATTGGAAATTCCCCCTTCATTAAAGGATTCCATTGTTCAAGGCCATCTTTCACCTGAACAAGTGTTTTTATATCCATTTTCCCATCTCTTATTTTGGTATTGTTTTTATCATTTGTCTTTGAAACAATGTAAATCTCTTCTGAATACCTTTCCCAGACCTTTTCAGGTACAGGAACAGACAACCTTTGCATTCTGTAAATTTCCTTATCAAACCTCTGGCCGAATGTTCTAAATTCAAACCTTGGTTTTGAAATTTGTCCTATTTCAAGTTTTTCTTTAGCCATTTTTCACCTCCTTAAAAATCTAAAAGAACAATCCGTGTGGAGTAATCCCCCACCATTTGAAATATGTCATTGCTGAAACAATACTTATAGCCCATGCTATTAACATCA from Thermotomaculum hydrothermale carries:
- a CDS encoding inorganic phosphate transporter, which translates into the protein MSIIFLSSGLFLGWSLGANDTGNIWGTAVYSRMVRFKTAAILASIFVILGAVISGAGASQTLGKLGAVNAIAGSFTVAFGAALAVYLMVRNKLPVSTSQTIVGAIVGWNLFSGMPTDYNSLTKIVSTWIICPILAGIFAAILYYIFRFVLKRFAIHLLTLDFFTRLGLILIGIFGSYSLGANNIANVVGVFVPVNPFPNVKFLGMAISSTQLLFFMGGGCHCNRYFYILPQSDFNNRWWYFQTFSRNFAYCSACRISCIVFICIQRA
- a CDS encoding DUF438 domain-containing protein, producing MSGYNKEKREKFYQYCKGILEGQNGKELFEKNKSLLETITPRDVIEVFHFLVEDKYPIEKIKKAVNKILHTVYIPLRDYKSLPFSENGLIDLLVKDNLEMEKRLNKIKPLIKSLNKEHNEETIKKLHKMFSEISEFSLHYVVKENTIFPFLEKKSEFFGCTQIMWSFDDDIKKNIKNILTLLEGEFNLKDFNILSGRLFFDMFAISFRENKILFPYLLEIAEEKEINLMLDEVYEMGLPFVKVEKKDLKNKENTVTNDLFVDLGTGKLKPEQITLIFNHLPVDITYVDENNEVKFFSTPKERIFPRTKSVLGRKVQNCHPPESIDTVNKIVESFKNGEKDRADFWINFKGKFILIQYFAVRNEKGEYKGVLEVTQDITNTKSLEGEKRLLDWEN
- a CDS encoding peroxiredoxin — protein: MKVFMTVLLISGLFSFNIYAKSAKKGDPIPNFKVQADNGEFIELSKFKGKWVILYFYPKDDTSGCTKEAITFSELKKEFEKVNAIVFGINKDNLESHRKFKKKHNITIPLLYDKTGEVSKFFGVKSLFGMCRRDTILINPEGKIEKIYRSVNPEGNPKEILEYIKKKSKGE
- a CDS encoding DUF47 domain-containing protein; amino-acid sequence: MWFLGGADKLQKEIDILLEKIKESASIFCTGIEAYMNKDNENFLLSLEKVKNLESDVDKLRRSIEQELYQKSLIPENRGDVLGLLETLDDIIDAAESTMEKFETEIPDIPAKWHSDFVKLAEKSKDAAFSCVDAASAFFKSVFEVKFYLNKVFLYEKEADRVSRELKRKIFKSDLKQSHKIHLRYFALSIETMSDRAEEVADRLAIYAIKREM
- a CDS encoding inorganic phosphate transporter — translated: MFLFASKGLEKFLISHHLPPIPLVPVSSTQAVVGAITGIGLVKSKGRNIQYRTLGKIMAGWVIAPVFAGFITFFFTVFYAKCFYAKGLYR
- a CDS encoding TIGR03546 family protein; the encoded protein is MVFTRKIGKILRGNATPVQIFFACFLGSILGFLPGFSRAPGLTVFAITLLIILNANLGLALTTFALTKILSYILTPLTFEIGHILMDGFAKKLFIYLINAPVFALCGFEYYVTSGGFVLGILIGIIWGIFVVYSVQKYRKTMVKTKEKDSKVLAFTESKFGKTLIYILFGKGKVEDYEEILKKKSFPFRISGIVFVVIAFLILFFTQQFFAGNFIKKYMKMGLEEANGATVDIGKAYINLKEGKFIVQNLAICDPEHLDKNLFAAKEIMADVSSKSLLAKRLRLDNVKIIGAEIESKRKKKGKLLKPLKVEESEKKGEAKSLDYYISNAKEIKKKLKKAKRWYKKLSESSEMIKKYTGQKGESLSDRLKREAESLGYRNVIAKHLIRKSPQFAISNLEADNIKTLDLLKEETLKLKMKEISTNPNLSPIAPEIHIKSSKNTFDFNGIFTGLSSQKGENNFNFSVNKIDTDKLLQSIKLKNQNTLKGGTITISGKGKIFEKQDVMIDAVLNITIENSLMKISKLGEEKVEKLEFPLYLTGKLDNPKVKVDTKTLLKQIKSVWKDKAKEKLNKKKKKLEKKYKNKLKEKLKKKKGILGNIL
- a CDS encoding M4 family metallopeptidase, translated to MKKFVYFVFTFVFIFSTLGFSKGHYFNYKANGKNVKAMLPLEVEFSQKRILKTGKKTHIRFSQTYHGIEVFGGELIKHYNGKNLESVNGIIFENINVGTVPVLSNYDATKIVVQDLNNPEYKIRNTKLVIFPKNDVYYLAYKVDSFKFDSNMIYFVDAETGTILFKYENVKEGKPSWVGGGSSTTLTDVTGTGIGVNGETYSDLHVVFDGSSYQMINRTRGAEIKTYKAVGRSLPGNIVTDDDNYWTDSAAVCAHKYLEDVYDFYYTLYGRKSYDDMDSAMIATVHYGTNYVNAYWNGQQMVFGDGDGVQATYLSGALDVVAHELSHAVTDYTSDLIYSNESGALNEAFSDIMGTCVEFYFQPEGFGLLKADYWMGEDIWYPNEPFGDALRYLDDPTKAGDPCHYDQRYTGTQDNGGVHINSTIVSHWFYLIAHGGTNPYSGIKVDGMGLDKARDLVFNAFTNYMPADADFSVARQVTLQTAAEMYGENSTEYNIVQTGWDAVGVY